From a single Loigolactobacillus coryniformis subsp. coryniformis KCTC 3167 = DSM 20001 genomic region:
- a CDS encoding ABC transporter ATP-binding protein has protein sequence MVEVNLEHIYKKYAGNDNYSVSDFNLQAKDGEFIFFVGPSGCGKSTILRMIAGLEEITKGDFKMNDKVMNDVAPKDRDIAMVFQNYALYPHMTVFDNMAFGLNIRKNDKADTKRRVDEAAAILGLSDFLQRKPAALSGGQRQRVALGRAIVRDANLFLLDEPLSNLDAKLRVNMRTEIAKLHQRLGTNMIYVTHDQIEAMTMADRIVIMDTGKVQQIGTPFELYNEPKNKFVAGFIGSPAMNFFDGKISGNQFVNDSGLAVVIPEGQLKVLNDKGYNDKALTLGIRPEDIHAEQVALDTFPEAVIDANVQVSELLGADSMLYLRTGNIDFIAQVDARDYHKPGDDIKLAFEMSKAHYFDNDTDLTIL, from the coding sequence ATGGTCGAAGTTAATCTGGAACACATATATAAAAAATACGCCGGTAACGATAATTACTCGGTCAGTGATTTTAATTTACAAGCTAAAGATGGCGAGTTCATTTTCTTCGTTGGGCCATCAGGCTGTGGCAAATCAACCATTCTACGCATGATCGCGGGTTTGGAAGAGATCACTAAAGGCGACTTCAAAATGAACGATAAAGTCATGAACGACGTGGCACCGAAGGATCGCGATATTGCGATGGTCTTCCAAAACTATGCCTTATATCCGCACATGACGGTGTTCGATAATATGGCGTTTGGCTTGAATATTCGTAAAAATGATAAAGCCGATACCAAACGGCGCGTGGATGAAGCGGCGGCGATTCTTGGCTTATCTGATTTTCTACAACGGAAACCAGCTGCTTTATCTGGTGGCCAGCGGCAGCGAGTCGCGTTAGGGCGGGCGATCGTTCGCGATGCCAATTTGTTCCTCTTGGACGAACCGTTGTCCAATTTAGACGCCAAATTACGGGTCAACATGCGGACCGAGATCGCTAAATTACATCAGCGGTTGGGTACCAACATGATCTATGTGACCCATGATCAGATCGAGGCGATGACCATGGCCGATCGAATCGTGATCATGGACACTGGTAAAGTTCAACAAATCGGGACGCCATTTGAATTGTACAATGAACCCAAAAACAAATTTGTGGCTGGCTTTATCGGCTCACCAGCGATGAACTTTTTTGACGGCAAAATCAGTGGCAATCAATTTGTTAACGATAGTGGCCTGGCTGTTGTCATTCCGGAAGGGCAACTAAAAGTCTTAAACGACAAAGGGTATAACGATAAGGCACTGACACTGGGTATTCGGCCGGAAGACATTCACGCCGAGCAAGTCGCCTTGGACACGTTTCCTGAGGCTGTGATCGATGCTAACGTACAAGTTTCTGAATTACTAGGTGCGGATTCAATGCTGTATTTACGGACTGGCAATATCGATTTTATTGCTCAAGTCGATGCCCGCGATTACCACAAACCTGGTGATGACATTAAGTTAGCCTTTGAAATGAGCAAAGCACACTATTTCGATAACGACACTGACTTAACGATTTTATAA
- a CDS encoding carbohydrate ABC transporter permease gives MHKTSKWLLGIFGLLIGLIWLFPFYLIIVNSFKTPKGIFASVLKLPAPLTTANYGDSFRALNFLGSLTNSFIITVAGVLLIILASSMGAYALQRNHSKLSGFILMLFISAMLIPFQSVMIPLTAMFGKVHMLNMVGLVIMYLGFQCSLSIFLYQGTLNSIPVAMDEAAEIEGASKWQTFFKVIFPMLSPITVTVAILNIIAIWNDYLLPSLVLPQSQYTIPLQMFNFFGEYTKQWHLALAGLALSILPVIIFYLFAQRYIIKGVTDGAVK, from the coding sequence ATGCATAAAACAAGCAAATGGTTGCTCGGGATATTCGGTCTATTGATTGGTTTAATTTGGTTATTCCCCTTCTACCTGATCATTGTTAATTCGTTTAAAACGCCAAAAGGCATCTTCGCATCGGTTTTGAAATTACCGGCGCCGCTGACCACCGCTAATTATGGTGATTCGTTCCGGGCACTTAATTTTCTCGGTTCCTTGACTAATTCGTTCATTATTACCGTCGCGGGCGTTTTGTTGATCATTTTGGCTTCCTCGATGGGGGCTTACGCACTACAACGTAATCACAGCAAGCTAAGCGGCTTTATCCTGATGTTGTTTATTTCAGCAATGCTGATTCCGTTTCAGTCGGTTATGATTCCGTTGACCGCCATGTTTGGTAAAGTACACATGCTTAATATGGTCGGTTTGGTGATCATGTACCTCGGCTTCCAATGCAGCCTGTCGATCTTTCTGTATCAAGGGACGCTAAATTCAATTCCAGTCGCGATGGACGAAGCGGCCGAAATTGAAGGCGCAAGCAAATGGCAGACCTTCTTCAAAGTTATTTTTCCGATGTTGAGTCCGATCACAGTGACCGTCGCCATTTTAAATATTATCGCGATCTGGAACGATTATCTGTTGCCATCACTGGTTTTACCACAAAGCCAGTACACGATCCCGCTACAAATGTTTAATTTCTTTGGTGAATATACCAAGCAGTGGCATTTAGCATTAGCCGGCTTAGCACTGTCGATTTTACCAGTGATCATTTTCTATCTCTTTGCGCAACGTTACATTATCAAAGGGGTGACCGATGGGGCTGTCAAATAG
- a CDS encoding carbohydrate ABC transporter permease, with protein sequence MKNRSLSFWLFLTPTLVALSLVVIIPVIMGLFYSFTNWDGIAFTEMVGFKNYLSLFQDHDFINAFWFTVKFVITTVILLNAIGLSLALLVTQKLKTSNFLRTIFFMPNMIGGLILGFIWQFIFTQAFTALGNALHLSWLQNWLTNETTGFWGLVIVTVWQMSGYIMIIYIAYLQNIPQEVIEAAEMDGASAWQRFTKITFPMIAPAFTVCMFLTLSNGFKIYDQNLSLTNGGPYKSTQMLALDIVNTAYNAGNFALAEAKSIIFFLIVAAISLLQVYYNRKREVKL encoded by the coding sequence ATGAAAAATCGCAGTCTCTCATTTTGGCTGTTTCTAACACCAACGTTGGTCGCGCTAAGCTTAGTTGTGATCATTCCGGTGATCATGGGCCTATTTTATTCATTTACGAATTGGGATGGGATCGCGTTTACCGAAATGGTTGGGTTTAAAAACTACCTATCATTGTTTCAAGACCATGATTTTATTAACGCTTTTTGGTTCACGGTCAAATTCGTGATCACTACAGTCATTTTATTAAATGCGATTGGCTTGAGTTTGGCGTTGCTAGTTACCCAAAAACTTAAAACCAGTAATTTTCTACGGACGATCTTCTTTATGCCCAATATGATCGGTGGCTTGATTTTAGGATTTATCTGGCAATTCATTTTCACTCAAGCCTTCACCGCCTTAGGCAACGCGCTCCATTTATCGTGGTTACAAAATTGGTTGACCAACGAGACCACCGGCTTTTGGGGCTTAGTTATCGTCACCGTTTGGCAAATGAGTGGCTACATCATGATCATTTACATCGCTTATTTGCAAAACATTCCACAGGAAGTGATCGAAGCTGCGGAAATGGATGGTGCTTCGGCGTGGCAGCGATTTACCAAGATCACCTTTCCAATGATCGCACCGGCGTTCACCGTCTGTATGTTTTTGACGCTTTCCAATGGCTTTAAAATTTACGATCAAAACTTGTCCTTGACCAATGGTGGCCCGTATAAATCCACGCAAATGTTGGCGCTGGATATTGTTAATACCGCTTATAACGCAGGTAATTTCGCGTTAGCAGAGGCCAAATCGATCATTTTCTTCCTGATCGTCGCGGCGATTTCGTTATTGCAAGTGTATTATAACCGGAAACGCGAGGTGAAACTCTAA
- a CDS encoding ABC transporter substrate-binding protein translates to MHSKLWKRIGIATMAAGLALTLGACGNSSAQDKNVKISILQGKVEANKEFKQIAKQYHKTHPNVTISVTSIGGGTQYDPVLKTRISSGNAPTIFSLAGPADVEMFKAHELDLSDMKAVKNALPGTLDTVKSGSKVVGLPFNLEGYGFVYNKEVFAKAGIDPTTLTTYDKLNAAVEKINGMKDELGLKGVFALPGKETWTLSDHLANLYLGQEYNYSAKKMYNSKTMKFTANQEMKQMIDLQKQYSAQPVLQMDYSTQVNQLFSQGKVAMIQQGDWIAPTIKQIDSDFLKNNVGMFPIPVKGQEGKMPVGVPNYWAINSKSDKAEQKAAKDFLNWLYTSKAGKKDVVNKLQFIPAYKGFADAKMADPLSQAAFDYKKANKTFGWAFNAYTGTSWDPDVFQPNLAKYLSGKQSWDTTVKNSTAGWKKQQADQ, encoded by the coding sequence ATGCACAGTAAACTGTGGAAACGGATCGGAATTGCGACAATGGCAGCAGGTCTAGCGTTAACTCTAGGTGCATGCGGGAATAGTAGTGCGCAAGACAAAAACGTGAAGATCTCAATTTTGCAAGGGAAAGTCGAAGCGAACAAAGAATTTAAGCAAATTGCTAAGCAATACCATAAGACGCATCCGAACGTCACCATTTCAGTGACTTCAATTGGTGGGGGTACGCAATATGATCCTGTTTTGAAGACGCGGATCTCTTCGGGTAACGCGCCAACGATTTTTAGTTTAGCGGGACCAGCGGATGTGGAAATGTTTAAAGCACATGAACTTGACTTATCCGATATGAAAGCTGTTAAAAATGCCTTACCGGGCACGTTAGATACGGTTAAATCTGGCAGTAAAGTCGTGGGCTTACCATTTAACTTGGAAGGTTATGGCTTTGTTTATAACAAGGAAGTCTTCGCTAAAGCTGGTATTGACCCGACAACATTGACCACCTATGACAAGTTGAACGCCGCCGTCGAAAAAATCAATGGTATGAAGGACGAACTTGGTTTGAAGGGTGTTTTTGCCTTGCCAGGCAAGGAAACTTGGACGTTATCTGATCATTTAGCCAACCTTTACTTAGGTCAAGAATACAACTATAGCGCCAAAAAGATGTACAATTCCAAGACGATGAAATTCACCGCCAATCAAGAAATGAAGCAAATGATCGACCTGCAAAAGCAATATTCTGCACAACCTGTTTTGCAAATGGATTACTCAACCCAAGTCAATCAATTATTCTCACAAGGTAAAGTGGCCATGATCCAACAAGGTGACTGGATCGCGCCAACGATCAAACAGATCGATAGTGATTTCTTGAAGAATAATGTTGGCATGTTCCCGATCCCAGTTAAGGGCCAAGAAGGCAAAATGCCAGTTGGGGTACCAAATTATTGGGCGATCAATAGCAAGTCCGATAAAGCAGAACAAAAAGCAGCTAAAGATTTCTTGAACTGGTTATATACGTCTAAAGCCGGTAAAAAAGACGTGGTGAACAAGTTGCAATTTATCCCGGCATATAAAGGTTTTGCCGATGCTAAAATGGCTGATCCGTTGTCACAAGCTGCTTTTGACTACAAGAAAGCCAACAAGACTTTCGGTTGGGCCTTCAACGCTTACACTGGGACGTCATGGGATCCAGATGTCTTCCAACCAAACTTAGCGAAGTACTTATCCGGCAAGCAAAGTTGGGATACAACCGTTAAAAATTCAACAGCTGGCTGGAAGAAACAGCAAGCTGATCAGTAA
- a CDS encoding LacI family DNA-binding transcriptional regulator: MATIRDVARLAGVSPSTASRALRGNPVISAKTRQRVETAMRQLNYVPNFSAQNLANNENNTIGVILPVDHHEIFTNPFFLQALQGINAKSTERNFMVAIATGISQQQLLANVEFMLARGRINRFILLYSQLHDPVVTLLQQNQVGYVVIGKPTATAGPLPPYIDTDNLAAGRDATQFLLAHGHRQIAFLYTDLTKIVQQERLAGFKQVMAQQQLPSLSLREDFIDYTQSHQHVTAFLQQHPQITAFVTSDDLLGLRLQQIVSKKMSIISFNNSFTSQVAHPSLTSIDVFPVQLGEGAAELALQLDQPTAKLQPIIVPHQIVVRHSVRDLTAQTEEKNKNQE; the protein is encoded by the coding sequence ATGGCAACGATTCGTGATGTGGCCCGTTTGGCTGGGGTGTCACCATCAACGGCATCGCGGGCTTTGCGGGGTAATCCGGTGATCAGTGCCAAGACGCGGCAACGGGTGGAGACGGCGATGCGGCAGTTGAATTATGTACCGAATTTTTCGGCGCAAAATTTAGCCAATAATGAAAATAATACGATTGGTGTTATTTTGCCAGTGGATCACCATGAAATATTTACCAATCCGTTCTTTCTGCAGGCATTGCAGGGTATTAATGCCAAAAGTACAGAGCGCAACTTTATGGTAGCGATTGCAACCGGGATCTCGCAGCAGCAGTTACTGGCCAATGTGGAATTTATGTTGGCGCGGGGGCGGATCAATCGGTTTATTTTGCTATATTCGCAGTTGCATGATCCGGTGGTGACGCTGTTACAACAAAATCAAGTCGGGTACGTGGTCATTGGTAAGCCAACGGCGACCGCTGGACCATTACCACCGTACATTGATACCGATAATTTAGCTGCCGGCCGTGATGCCACGCAATTTTTATTGGCTCATGGACATCGGCAGATCGCATTTTTGTACACTGATTTAACTAAAATTGTGCAACAGGAACGGCTGGCTGGCTTTAAACAGGTGATGGCGCAGCAGCAGTTACCGTCATTAAGTTTGCGTGAGGATTTTATTGATTATACACAAAGTCATCAGCACGTGACCGCCTTTTTACAGCAGCATCCGCAAATAACGGCGTTTGTCACCAGTGATGATCTATTAGGGTTGCGACTACAACAGATCGTGAGTAAAAAAATGTCGATCATTTCGTTTAATAATTCGTTCACGTCGCAGGTGGCCCATCCGTCACTGACTTCGATCGATGTTTTTCCTGTTCAACTAGGTGAAGGGGCTGCTGAACTAGCGCTACAGTTAGATCAACCAACAGCCAAACTGCAGCCGATCATCGTGCCACATCAAATTGTGGTCCGTCATTCGGTCCGTGATTTAACCGCGCAAACAGAAGAAAAAAATAAAAATCAGGAATAA
- a CDS encoding aldose epimerase family protein, producing MAVTVEDFGQHEGKTIQRFVATNQNGTRLAVLSLGATWQEFSVIEGAQRQQLIYHYDNLAAYVATDSQLGKVIGRVAGRIKDGQVELNGQSYQLETTEKGNAIHGGTHGFSTLNFVGTSFDTATSSGVIFTRQISSALDQYPGDLTLTVKYTLTADDEVTIEFTAHSTADTLFNPTNHVYWNVTDGQKSSINQQWLQINGVKRAELRADKIPTGQLLDVKGSAYDFTSAKPMGQALQQLAQENGGTEFDDAYLVKPSATTPIAQVGDIAGKRHVEIFSERNGLVIYTANLAGNGGAYDALATEAQVLPDAVHHAAFGSIVLPAGVTMRTAIRYRYVAGK from the coding sequence ATGGCAGTTACAGTTGAAGATTTTGGGCAACACGAAGGGAAAACGATCCAGCGCTTTGTTGCCACCAACCAAAATGGGACCCGCTTAGCTGTTTTGAGTTTAGGTGCGACTTGGCAAGAATTTTCTGTGATCGAGGGCGCACAACGGCAACAATTGATTTATCATTACGATAATTTGGCGGCGTACGTCGCCACTGATTCACAATTAGGCAAGGTGATCGGCCGCGTTGCCGGTCGGATCAAGGATGGTCAAGTCGAATTAAATGGCCAATCTTATCAGTTGGAAACCACTGAAAAAGGCAATGCGATCCATGGTGGTACGCATGGATTCAGCACGCTGAATTTTGTGGGGACGTCGTTTGACACTGCCACCAGCAGCGGGGTTATTTTTACTCGGCAGATTTCAAGCGCGCTTGATCAGTATCCAGGCGACTTAACGTTGACGGTTAAATACACCTTAACGGCTGACGATGAAGTGACCATCGAGTTCACCGCACACAGCACGGCAGATACACTGTTTAACCCGACGAACCACGTTTATTGGAACGTAACTGACGGCCAAAAGAGCTCGATCAATCAGCAGTGGCTGCAAATTAACGGTGTCAAGCGCGCTGAACTACGCGCTGATAAGATACCGACTGGGCAATTACTAGATGTTAAAGGTAGCGCCTACGATTTCACGAGTGCGAAACCAATGGGCCAAGCGCTGCAACAACTTGCCCAAGAAAATGGTGGCACCGAGTTTGACGATGCCTATCTAGTCAAGCCTAGCGCCACGACCCCGATCGCACAGGTTGGGGATATTGCCGGTAAGCGCCACGTTGAAATCTTTTCCGAGCGCAACGGTCTAGTCATTTACACCGCTAATTTAGCGGGCAACGGTGGCGCTTATGACGCGCTAGCCACCGAAGCACAGGTACTGCCGGATGCCGTACACCACGCTGCGTTCGGTAGTATTGTGCTACCGGCAGGGGTCACCATGCGTACCGCGATCCGGTACCGGTATGTTGCGGGAAAATAG
- a CDS encoding LacI family DNA-binding transcriptional regulator yields MATTLKDIAHAAGVSLTTVSRVLNYDQSLSVGAATRKRIFAVAEELNYTKIRHPKAPSTTKMRKIAIVQWYSEAHEQDDLYYMAIRLGIEQRSQQHQLAVTRIFQNNIDQLTEEIDGVIAVGKFSAAQVNELATLTDNLVFVDDDQFAAGFDSVLTDFDQSVRQVVDFFWQQSQSDIGLIYGIETTTDGQRKIADPRYQAFSAAMTAHHAYQSELCFASDFTNQGGYQTMKQAIADLGAQLPHAFFVANDPMATGALKALQEAKIAVPARVSLFSFNDTALAKYVYPKLSSVHVATRLMGTTAVDLLLQRAQRPRVPQRVELGTELVFRASTQTA; encoded by the coding sequence ATGGCAACCACATTGAAAGATATTGCCCACGCGGCTGGCGTCTCGCTGACAACGGTCTCGCGCGTGCTCAATTATGATCAGTCGCTGTCCGTCGGGGCGGCCACCCGTAAGCGAATCTTTGCGGTCGCGGAAGAACTGAATTACACGAAAATACGTCACCCCAAAGCGCCTAGTACAACGAAAATGCGCAAAATCGCGATCGTACAGTGGTACTCGGAAGCGCACGAACAAGACGATCTGTACTACATGGCGATCCGCCTCGGCATCGAACAACGCAGTCAACAGCACCAACTAGCAGTGACGCGTATTTTTCAAAATAATATCGATCAGCTGACCGAAGAGATCGACGGCGTGATCGCCGTGGGTAAATTTAGTGCCGCTCAGGTCAATGAGTTGGCGACTTTGACCGATAATTTAGTCTTTGTTGACGATGACCAATTTGCCGCCGGCTTTGATAGTGTCTTGACCGATTTTGACCAGTCAGTGCGTCAAGTTGTTGATTTTTTTTGGCAACAGTCGCAGTCTGATATCGGTCTGATCTATGGCATCGAGACGACCACCGACGGTCAGCGGAAAATTGCTGATCCACGCTACCAAGCGTTTAGTGCCGCAATGACCGCCCATCACGCTTACCAATCTGAATTGTGCTTTGCCAGTGATTTTACCAACCAAGGCGGTTACCAGACAATGAAACAAGCGATTGCCGACCTAGGGGCGCAATTACCGCATGCGTTTTTCGTGGCCAATGATCCAATGGCGACAGGCGCGTTAAAGGCGTTGCAAGAGGCAAAAATCGCCGTGCCAGCGCGGGTTAGTTTATTTAGCTTCAATGATACTGCGCTGGCTAAATATGTTTACCCCAAATTAAGCTCGGTGCATGTGGCCACCCGCTTAATGGGCACAACTGCAGTCGATCTATTGTTGCAACGCGCGCAACGACCCCGGGTACCACAACGCGTCGAGCTCGGCACTGAACTTGTTTTCCGTGCCAGCACACAAACAGCATAG
- a CDS encoding UDP-glucose--hexose-1-phosphate uridylyltransferase produces the protein MADLAVQFVTHILKLNQEYQPLDRLYLTNRVYALVGEQLPTDDTPDLLDLEAALLDAAVANQKIDDTPTAREILDAELMDLVTPRPSTVNGAFWNHYQVSPMAATDYFYQLSQQNDYIKTRAIAKNVVFPVTTNYGDLEITINLSKPEKDPKAIAAAQHQAQTDYPKCQLCMENEGYLGRLGYPARSNHRIIRFTLGGETWGFQYSPYAYFNEHAIFLNQEHRPMVINQHTFTNLLEIVRMLPHYFVGSNADLPIVGGSMLTHDHYQGGRHVFPMMKAPIIHEFTVAGVQAGIVKWPLATIRLTSDTPEKLVNAATAIQQTWCDYSDESVDVRAYTGQTRHHTITPIAYRHDQQYVLDLVLRDNQTSTQYPDGIFHPHPDVQHIKKENIGLIEVMGRAILPARLKTEMQAVADYLVGQPVEIAAYHQPWVADLQQRYTFTAENVHEILDRELGLVFARVLEDAGVFKQTTAGQAAFKRFVDQLG, from the coding sequence ATGGCAGACTTAGCAGTTCAATTTGTAACGCATATTTTAAAATTAAATCAGGAGTATCAACCGCTAGATCGGCTTTATTTAACTAACCGGGTTTATGCTTTAGTTGGTGAGCAGCTACCAACAGACGACACGCCAGATTTGTTAGACTTAGAGGCTGCGTTACTTGATGCGGCAGTCGCTAATCAGAAAATTGATGATACACCGACAGCTCGAGAAATCTTGGATGCTGAACTAATGGATCTGGTTACACCACGGCCATCAACAGTCAACGGTGCTTTTTGGAATCATTATCAAGTCAGCCCAATGGCAGCAACCGATTACTTCTATCAATTGAGTCAACAAAATGATTACATCAAAACTCGTGCGATTGCCAAAAATGTTGTTTTCCCAGTGACGACAAATTATGGTGACTTAGAGATCACGATCAATTTATCGAAACCGGAAAAGGATCCTAAAGCAATTGCAGCGGCACAACATCAGGCACAAACTGATTATCCCAAATGCCAGTTATGCATGGAAAATGAAGGCTATCTTGGTCGGCTAGGTTACCCAGCGCGCAGTAATCACCGGATCATTCGGTTTACCCTTGGCGGCGAGACTTGGGGTTTTCAATACTCGCCGTACGCTTATTTTAACGAGCACGCTATTTTTCTCAATCAAGAACACCGACCAATGGTGATCAATCAGCACACATTCACTAATTTATTAGAGATCGTGCGGATGTTGCCGCATTACTTTGTCGGTAGCAACGCCGATTTGCCGATCGTTGGTGGCTCAATGTTGACGCATGATCACTATCAAGGGGGTCGCCATGTTTTCCCAATGATGAAAGCACCGATCATTCATGAATTCACTGTGGCTGGCGTACAAGCCGGCATCGTTAAATGGCCGCTAGCAACAATTCGCTTAACCAGTGATACACCGGAAAAATTAGTCAATGCAGCAACAGCGATCCAGCAAACTTGGTGCGACTATTCTGATGAAAGTGTCGATGTTCGTGCTTATACAGGGCAAACACGCCATCACACAATTACGCCGATCGCGTACCGCCACGATCAGCAGTATGTGCTGGACTTAGTATTGCGTGATAATCAAACTTCCACACAATATCCTGATGGCATTTTTCATCCCCATCCTGATGTTCAACACATCAAAAAGGAAAATATTGGTTTGATCGAAGTTATGGGTCGTGCTATTTTACCAGCGCGCTTGAAGACGGAAATGCAGGCAGTCGCTGATTATTTAGTCGGCCAACCGGTTGAAATCGCCGCGTACCACCAGCCGTGGGTCGCTGATTTGCAGCAACGTTACACCTTTACCGCTGAAAATGTACACGAAATCTTGGACCGCGAGCTCGGCTTAGTTTTCGCCCGCGTCTTAGAAGATGCTGGTGTTTTTAAACAAACAACAGCTGGACAAGCTGCATTTAAGCGCTTTGTTGACCAACTAGGCTAA
- the galE gene encoding UDP-glucose 4-epimerase GalE, with translation MTVLVLGGAGYIGSHTVDRLVEKGFDVAVVDNLVTGHRAAVNTQARFYYGDVRDTNFLEQVFTTEKIDSVVHFAAFSVVPESMRVPLKYFDNNTAGMINLLEVMERHNVKQIVFSSTAATYGEPKQIPIKETDPQVPTNPYGESKLAMEKIMHWADLAYGIKFVALRYFNVAGAKADGTIGEDHHPETHLVPIILQVAAGERDELKIFGSDYPTKDGTNVRDYVHVVDLADAHILALAYLAKGGASDAFNLGSATGFSNQEILEAARKVTGQPIPATEAPRRPGDPATLIAASDKARATLGWQPQYDNIQEIIRTAWNWKQSHPHGYGEAK, from the coding sequence ATGACAGTTTTAGTTTTAGGTGGTGCTGGCTATATTGGCTCGCATACAGTTGATCGATTGGTGGAAAAGGGCTTTGATGTGGCGGTTGTAGATAATTTGGTAACCGGCCATCGTGCAGCGGTAAATACACAAGCTCGTTTTTATTATGGTGATGTGCGGGATACGAATTTCTTGGAACAAGTTTTTACCACGGAAAAAATTGATAGCGTGGTTCATTTTGCCGCATTTTCAGTAGTGCCAGAATCGATGCGGGTACCGCTGAAATATTTCGATAATAATACTGCCGGGATGATCAATTTGTTGGAAGTCATGGAACGGCATAACGTCAAGCAAATCGTCTTTTCATCAACAGCCGCAACGTATGGCGAACCAAAACAGATTCCAATTAAAGAGACTGATCCGCAAGTACCAACTAATCCTTATGGTGAAAGTAAATTAGCCATGGAAAAAATCATGCACTGGGCTGATTTAGCTTATGGCATCAAATTTGTGGCCTTGCGCTACTTCAATGTTGCTGGTGCTAAAGCTGATGGAACTATCGGTGAAGATCACCATCCAGAAACACATTTGGTTCCGATTATTTTGCAAGTTGCAGCTGGCGAACGCGACGAATTGAAGATTTTTGGTTCAGATTATCCAACTAAGGATGGCACCAATGTCCGCGATTACGTCCATGTGGTTGATTTAGCGGACGCGCATATTTTAGCGTTAGCGTATTTAGCTAAAGGTGGCGCTAGTGATGCGTTTAATTTGGGCTCAGCTACTGGTTTTTCTAATCAGGAAATCTTGGAAGCTGCCCGTAAAGTGACGGGGCAACCAATTCCAGCAACCGAAGCTCCACGGCGGCCTGGTGATCCCGCAACATTGATTGCAGCTAGCGACAAAGCTCGTGCTACTTTAGGCTGGCAACCACAGTATGACAATATTCAAGAAATTATTCGCACGGCATGGAACTGGAAACAAAGCCATCCGCACGGCTATGGGGAGGCCAAATAG